From Streptomyces sp. NBC_00775, one genomic window encodes:
- the galE gene encoding UDP-glucose 4-epimerase GalE — translation MTWLITGGAGYIGAHIVRAMLDAGEQAVVYDDLSTGIVERVPSGVPLVVGSTLDADLLARTLKEHSVTGVVHLAAKKQVGESVELPLHYYRENVEGLRVLLDAVTVAGVGSFVFSSSAAVYGMPDVDLVTEETPCVPMSPYGETKLAGEWLVRATGRATGLSTASLRYFNVAGAATPELADVGVFNLIPMIFEKLTEDAPPRVFGDDYPTPDGTCVRDYIHVVDLAEAHVAAARALEASPGTDLTLNIGRGEGVSVREMIDRVNALTGYDRPPVTTPRRPGDPARVVASADRIATALGWKAKYDIQDMITSAWAGWVRLHPGAARDQGTSRA, via the coding sequence ATGACCTGGCTGATCACCGGCGGCGCCGGCTACATCGGGGCGCACATCGTGCGCGCGATGCTCGACGCGGGCGAACAGGCCGTGGTCTACGACGACTTGTCCACGGGGATCGTGGAGCGGGTGCCGTCCGGAGTGCCGCTGGTAGTCGGCTCGACCCTGGACGCCGATCTGCTGGCCCGGACCCTGAAGGAGCACTCCGTCACCGGTGTCGTCCATCTGGCGGCGAAGAAGCAGGTCGGCGAGTCGGTGGAACTCCCGCTGCACTACTACCGGGAGAACGTCGAGGGCCTGCGGGTCCTGCTGGATGCGGTGACGGTCGCGGGGGTCGGCTCCTTCGTGTTCTCGTCCTCGGCAGCGGTGTACGGCATGCCGGATGTGGACCTGGTCACGGAGGAGACGCCGTGCGTGCCGATGAGCCCGTACGGCGAGACGAAGCTGGCGGGCGAGTGGCTGGTCCGCGCGACGGGCCGGGCGACGGGCCTGTCCACGGCGTCGCTGCGCTACTTCAACGTGGCGGGGGCGGCGACACCGGAACTGGCCGACGTGGGCGTCTTCAACCTGATCCCCATGATCTTCGAGAAGCTCACCGAGGACGCCCCGCCGCGCGTCTTCGGCGACGACTATCCGACCCCCGACGGGACGTGCGTCCGGGACTACATCCATGTGGTCGACCTGGCCGAGGCCCATGTGGCCGCGGCCCGCGCCCTGGAGGCGTCCCCGGGCACCGACCTCACCCTCAACATCGGCCGCGGCGAAGGCGTCTCGGTCCGCGAGATGATCGACCGCGTCAACGCCCTCACCGGCTACGACCGCCCCCCGGTCACCACCCCTCGCCGCCCCGGCGACCCGGCCCGGGTGGTCGCCTCCGCCGACCGCATCGCCACCGCACTGGGCTGGAAGGCGAAGTACGACATCCAGGACATGATCACGTCGGCGTGGGCGGGGTGGGTACGCCTGCATCCTGGGGCGGCGCGCGACCAGGGGACTTCCAGGGCCTAG
- a CDS encoding ABC transporter ATP-binding protein, translating into MTKTYEDAPAGASANAPEARVPTVVADRVDIVYRVNGTGAGRGSATAALNRILRRKQTEKAAGVRKVHAVKSVSFTAYRGEAIGLIGTNGSGKSTLLKAVAGLLPVENGKIYTDGQPSLLGVNAALMNDLTGERNVYLGGLAMGMSREQVRERYQEIVDFSGINEKGDFITLPMRTYSSGMAARLRFSIAAAKDHDVLMIDEALATGDRSFQKRSEARIRELRKSAGTVFLVSHNNKSIRDTCDRVLWLERGELRMDGATEDVLKEYEKFTGK; encoded by the coding sequence ATGACCAAGACGTACGAGGACGCCCCGGCGGGCGCCTCCGCGAACGCCCCCGAGGCGCGTGTCCCCACCGTCGTCGCCGACCGCGTCGACATCGTCTACCGCGTCAACGGCACGGGCGCCGGGCGGGGCAGCGCCACCGCCGCCCTCAACCGCATCCTGCGCCGCAAGCAGACCGAGAAGGCGGCCGGGGTGCGCAAGGTGCACGCCGTCAAGAGCGTCTCCTTCACGGCGTACCGGGGCGAGGCCATCGGTCTGATCGGCACCAACGGCTCGGGCAAGTCCACCCTGCTCAAGGCGGTCGCGGGCCTCCTCCCCGTGGAGAACGGCAAGATCTACACCGACGGCCAGCCCTCGCTCCTCGGCGTCAACGCGGCCCTGATGAACGACCTCACCGGCGAGCGGAACGTCTACCTCGGCGGACTGGCCATGGGCATGTCGCGCGAGCAGGTGAGGGAGCGTTACCAGGAGATCGTCGACTTCTCCGGCATCAACGAGAAGGGCGACTTCATCACGCTGCCCATGCGGACGTATTCCTCCGGGATGGCGGCGCGGCTCCGGTTCTCCATCGCGGCGGCCAAGGACCACGACGTGCTGATGATCGACGAGGCCCTCGCGACGGGGGATCGCTCCTTCCAGAAGCGCTCTGAGGCTCGGATTCGGGAGTTGCGGAAGAGTGCGGGGACGGTGTTCCTCGTGAGCCACAACAACAAGTCGATCCGGGATACGTGTGATCGGGTGTTGTGGCTTGAGCGGGGGGAGCTCCGCATGGACGGGGCTACGGAGGATGTGCTGAAGGAGTACGAGAAGTTCACGGGGAAGTAG
- a CDS encoding class I SAM-dependent methyltransferase produces MTAETTGTTPAYDEHADWYNDFMSAGTAGAFIERVHATIVELLGTGEGMCLDVCCGTGAHAPALAGLGWTPVGVDLSGGQLRHAVRKLPVAQADAAALPFGYGSVPAVACVLAHTDVPDYAAVLREAARVLRPGGRFLHLGVHPCFIGAFADWSDRPRVLLDERYADRSRSFEAWNPAGVRARVGAWHLPLAELLNATTAAGLRLVRTAEAGPGGVPDLFGFLAMKD; encoded by the coding sequence ATGACAGCCGAGACGACAGGAACGACACCGGCGTACGACGAACACGCCGACTGGTACAACGACTTCATGTCGGCCGGCACGGCCGGGGCGTTCATCGAGCGGGTGCACGCCACGATCGTGGAGTTGCTGGGGACCGGCGAGGGAATGTGTCTGGACGTCTGCTGCGGCACGGGGGCCCACGCGCCCGCGCTGGCCGGGCTCGGCTGGACGCCGGTCGGGGTGGATCTGTCGGGCGGTCAACTGCGGCACGCGGTACGAAAGTTGCCCGTCGCACAGGCGGACGCGGCGGCGCTTCCGTTCGGTTACGGCTCCGTGCCCGCCGTCGCGTGCGTGCTGGCCCACACCGACGTGCCCGACTACGCGGCCGTGCTGCGGGAGGCCGCCCGGGTGCTGCGGCCCGGTGGGCGGTTCCTGCACCTGGGCGTGCATCCGTGTTTCATCGGCGCGTTCGCCGACTGGAGCGACCGGCCCAGGGTGCTGCTCGACGAGCGGTACGCCGACCGGTCCCGCAGCTTCGAGGCCTGGAACCCGGCGGGCGTCCGGGCCCGCGTCGGCGCCTGGCACCTCCCGCTCGCGGAGCTGCTCAACGCCACGACGGCGGCCGGGCTCCGGCTGGTGCGCACCGCCGAGGCGGGCCCGGGCGGGGTCCCGGACCTGTTCGGCTTCCTGGCCATGAAGGACTGA
- a CDS encoding TetR/AcrR family transcriptional regulator: MTTNADAPAPPEGKPPRRRAPAGAAVLREDVTEAIRAAVFEELAAVGYARMSIEGIARRAGVGKTAVYRRWRSKLHLVLDLVSAVAVQGLPAPDTGSLEGDLRLLYEVTSRALRHPVAGQIIPDLQAEAARNPEIADAMQKALREGQQGVASGIVAAAAARGEVREGIDLELALDLMSGPLYWRAVVVRGPKLPKGYLASLARATAAALKAL, from the coding sequence ATGACGACGAACGCCGATGCGCCCGCGCCTCCCGAGGGGAAGCCGCCGCGCCGCCGGGCCCCCGCCGGGGCGGCCGTCCTCCGGGAGGACGTGACCGAGGCCATCCGCGCCGCCGTCTTCGAGGAACTCGCGGCCGTCGGCTACGCCCGGATGTCCATCGAGGGCATCGCCCGCCGTGCGGGTGTCGGCAAGACCGCGGTGTACCGGCGCTGGCGCTCGAAACTCCACCTGGTGCTCGACCTGGTCTCGGCGGTAGCGGTCCAGGGGCTGCCCGCCCCTGACACGGGCTCCCTGGAGGGCGACCTGCGCCTGCTGTACGAGGTCACCTCGCGCGCGCTGCGCCACCCCGTCGCCGGCCAGATCATCCCCGACCTCCAGGCCGAGGCGGCCCGCAACCCCGAGATCGCGGACGCCATGCAGAAGGCGCTGCGCGAGGGTCAGCAGGGGGTCGCGAGCGGCATCGTCGCGGCGGCGGCCGCGCGGGGTGAGGTGCGCGAGGGGATCGACCTCGAACTCGCGCTCGACCTGATGTCCGGGCCCCTGTACTGGCGGGCGGTCGTGGTCCGTGGGCCGAAACTGCCGAAGGGGTATCTGGCGAGCCTGGCCCGGGCCACGGCGGCGGCGCTCAAGGCGCTCTGA
- a CDS encoding oxidoreductase, whose translation MAKQQQWNASDIEDQTGRTAIVTGANSGLGIATVDALARAGAHVVLAVRDVRRGEAAAGTVKDAKGSVEVRRLDLADLSSVREFAASWTGDLDLLINNAGVMNIPEARTKDGFEMQFGTNHLGHFALTNLLLPHVTDRVVTVASGAHKIPSSNHMHFDNLHLTGGAYSPMTAYSQSKLANLLFTLELQSRLASEGWPVRALAAHPGWAATNLQGHDASVVRRALMAVGNRFFAQDSKAGALPTLYAATQDLPGASYVGPDGFAEMRGGPTLVGRSAAASDPVSAVHLWRASEELTGVTFPQLSEAKAAL comes from the coding sequence ATGGCCAAGCAGCAGCAGTGGAACGCAAGCGACATCGAGGACCAGACCGGCCGTACGGCGATCGTCACCGGCGCCAACAGCGGGCTCGGCATCGCCACCGTCGACGCCCTCGCCCGGGCCGGTGCCCACGTGGTGCTCGCCGTACGGGACGTGCGGCGCGGCGAGGCCGCCGCCGGCACCGTGAAGGACGCCAAGGGGAGTGTGGAGGTGCGGCGGCTCGACCTGGCCGACCTCTCCTCAGTACGGGAGTTCGCCGCTTCCTGGACCGGCGACCTCGACCTGCTCATCAACAACGCCGGAGTCATGAACATCCCCGAGGCCCGCACCAAGGACGGCTTCGAGATGCAGTTCGGGACCAATCACCTGGGCCACTTCGCCCTGACCAACCTGCTGCTGCCGCACGTGACCGACCGGGTGGTCACCGTGGCCTCCGGGGCCCACAAGATCCCCAGTAGCAACCACATGCACTTCGACAATCTCCACCTGACCGGCGGCGCGTACTCGCCCATGACCGCCTACAGCCAGTCCAAGCTCGCCAATCTGCTGTTCACCCTGGAACTGCAGAGCCGTCTCGCCTCCGAGGGGTGGCCCGTGCGGGCCCTCGCCGCGCACCCCGGCTGGGCCGCCACCAACCTCCAGGGCCACGACGCCAGCGTGGTCCGGCGGGCCCTGATGGCGGTGGGCAACCGGTTCTTCGCCCAGGACAGCAAGGCGGGCGCCCTGCCCACGCTGTACGCCGCCACCCAGGATCTGCCCGGAGCCAGCTACGTCGGCCCCGACGGGTTCGCCGAGATGCGCGGCGGACCGACGCTCGTCGGCCGCTCGGCCGCGGCCAGCGACCCGGTGTCCGCCGTCCACCTGTGGAGGGCCTCCGAGGAGCTGACCGGCGTCACCTTCCCCCAGCTGAGCGAGGCGAAGGCGGCTCTCTAG
- a CDS encoding ADP-ribosylglycohydrolase family protein, with the protein MTAPSTALAAALGTVLGSAVGDALGAPFEFGPEGAFTARFPTPGYGGEMCGGGGWDPGEATDDTQMAVLVGESLLRHDGLELPDIFRRFQQWAAADPKDIGLQTEAVLGSGDPWDRAAALHFQVSQRAAGNGSLMRAATSAVYFAPHGRTATMAAARQIAALTHGDRAAWEGTALFHELIRVALDGRDPLTAIPEALDFVHPDHRARYATVLAPDWHPDQATEFNGAVWPCLGSAVWALRTTDSYEAAVRDAIDLGGDTDTVAAVTGGLAGAVYGADAVPERWTELLHIPMPGSGDHDRVLRTPELTDLARRLATAIDASPETSAPGTTVTPHRGSGIRHHRANPG; encoded by the coding sequence ATGACCGCCCCCAGCACGGCCCTCGCCGCAGCGCTCGGCACCGTCCTCGGCTCCGCGGTGGGCGACGCCCTCGGCGCCCCCTTCGAGTTCGGCCCCGAAGGCGCGTTCACGGCCCGCTTCCCGACGCCCGGGTACGGCGGGGAGATGTGCGGAGGCGGCGGCTGGGACCCCGGCGAAGCAACCGACGACACGCAGATGGCCGTACTGGTCGGCGAGTCCCTGCTCCGGCACGACGGGCTCGAACTCCCCGACATCTTCCGCAGGTTCCAGCAGTGGGCGGCAGCCGATCCGAAGGACATCGGCCTGCAGACGGAGGCCGTGCTCGGCAGCGGAGACCCCTGGGACCGGGCCGCCGCCCTGCACTTCCAGGTCAGCCAACGAGCGGCGGGAAACGGCTCGTTGATGCGCGCGGCCACCTCCGCCGTGTACTTCGCCCCGCACGGCCGGACCGCCACCATGGCCGCCGCCCGCCAGATCGCCGCCCTCACCCACGGCGACCGGGCGGCCTGGGAGGGCACGGCGCTCTTCCACGAGCTGATCCGCGTCGCGCTGGACGGCCGGGACCCGCTCACCGCGATCCCGGAAGCGCTCGACTTCGTCCACCCGGACCATCGCGCCCGCTATGCCACCGTCCTCGCCCCCGACTGGCACCCGGACCAGGCCACGGAGTTCAACGGCGCCGTATGGCCCTGTCTCGGCTCCGCCGTATGGGCCCTGCGGACGACGGACTCGTACGAAGCCGCCGTACGCGACGCGATCGACCTCGGCGGCGACACGGACACCGTCGCGGCGGTGACGGGCGGACTCGCGGGCGCCGTGTACGGGGCGGACGCCGTTCCGGAACGCTGGACCGAGCTCCTGCACATACCCATGCCGGGCTCCGGGGACCACGACCGGGTACTGCGCACCCCGGAACTCACCGACCTCGCCCGACGGCTGGCGACCGCCATCGACGCCTCCCCCGAAACTTCCGCCCCGGGTACAACCGTGACCCCGCATCGGGGGTCTGGGATACGCCACCACCGCGCGAATCCCGGGTGA
- a CDS encoding response regulator transcription factor, with protein sequence MRVVIAEDNALLREGLVLLLTSAGHEVVAVAGSGPEVLPALLAHRPDVAVLDVRMPPGFRDEGLRAALAARAEIPGLPVLVLSQYVEESYAAELLGGGASGVGYLLKDRVGRVDEFLDALDRVAAGGTALDPEVVTELLTRRRDSPLDSLTPREREVLKLMAEGLDNTTISKTLVLSDSAVSKHIGNVFTKLGLPPTDSGHRRVLAVLAYLNKGL encoded by the coding sequence GTGCGTGTGGTGATCGCCGAGGACAACGCTCTGCTGCGGGAGGGCCTGGTGCTGCTGCTCACCTCGGCCGGGCACGAGGTGGTGGCCGTCGCGGGCAGCGGGCCCGAGGTGCTTCCGGCCCTCCTGGCGCACCGCCCGGACGTCGCCGTCCTCGACGTCCGGATGCCGCCCGGCTTCCGCGACGAGGGGCTGCGCGCGGCACTCGCCGCCCGGGCGGAGATCCCCGGGCTGCCGGTGCTGGTGCTCTCGCAGTACGTCGAGGAGTCGTACGCGGCCGAGTTGCTCGGCGGTGGGGCGAGCGGGGTCGGCTATCTGCTCAAGGACCGCGTCGGCCGGGTCGACGAGTTCCTCGACGCGCTGGACCGGGTCGCGGCCGGCGGCACGGCCCTGGACCCCGAGGTCGTCACCGAACTCCTCACCCGCCGCCGGGACTCACCCCTCGACTCGCTGACCCCGCGCGAACGCGAGGTCCTCAAACTGATGGCCGAGGGCCTCGACAACACGACCATAAGCAAGACCCTGGTCCTCTCCGACAGCGCGGTCAGCAAGCACATCGGCAACGTGTTCACCAAGCTGGGCCTGCCGCCGACCGACAGCGGGCACCGGCGGGTGCTGGCGGTGCTGGCGTACCTGAACAAGGGCCTGTAG
- a CDS encoding FG-GAP-like repeat-containing protein, which translates to MNRRIRVTLATAAATALTGGLLAGAATPVAAATATAAGSQLRGDFNGDGYRDVAIGVPAGTDGSWEAGWVGVVYGTSAGIDPTKRKILTQSGSVNPGSSEGGDLFGAGLSVADFDGDGYSDLAVGAPGEDIGSNSSQGTVTLYWGGPSGLGTSAALVKDPVAKDTNRFGGAITAGDFDGDGDTDLASYNALSSTVSVLHGPFTRTGTWASASTVTLPETSAYATGFLSSGNVSGDAADDLVVQYRTLHGGTNRAWYFRGSATGAGLVQEAVLPASHTSAVGDIDKDGYADIAVADAYETTGVGGAVTVLYGGSAGLGTSRAATALTQNSPGVPGSSESGDRFGAALSISDVTGDGYGDLAVGLPGEDVGSLTDAGSVVLLRGSATGIAGTGNQSLTQNTSGIPGTAESKDQFGSFVLLTDVNNNGRADLTAAAIGEAVTGTTVRTGAVWRLPGATTGLTGTGSKSFGSYELGRAREDQSFGRTLGG; encoded by the coding sequence ATGAACAGACGTATACGCGTCACCCTCGCGACGGCCGCGGCCACCGCGCTGACCGGCGGTCTGCTCGCCGGAGCGGCGACCCCGGTCGCCGCCGCGACGGCCACCGCTGCCGGGAGCCAGCTGCGGGGCGACTTCAACGGTGACGGCTATCGCGATGTCGCGATCGGTGTGCCCGCCGGCACGGACGGCTCCTGGGAGGCCGGCTGGGTCGGCGTCGTGTACGGCACGTCCGCCGGTATCGACCCGACGAAGCGGAAGATCCTCACGCAGTCCGGGAGCGTCAACCCCGGCTCGTCCGAGGGCGGCGATCTCTTCGGCGCGGGCCTGTCCGTCGCCGACTTCGACGGTGACGGCTACAGCGACCTCGCGGTCGGTGCCCCCGGCGAGGACATCGGCTCGAACTCCTCGCAGGGCACGGTCACCCTGTACTGGGGCGGTCCGAGCGGACTCGGCACGTCCGCCGCGCTCGTCAAGGACCCGGTGGCGAAGGACACCAACCGGTTCGGCGGAGCGATCACGGCGGGCGACTTCGACGGGGACGGGGACACCGACCTCGCCTCCTACAACGCGCTCTCCTCCACGGTCTCCGTCCTCCACGGTCCGTTCACCCGTACCGGCACCTGGGCCTCCGCCTCGACCGTGACCCTGCCGGAGACCTCGGCGTACGCCACCGGTTTCCTGTCGTCCGGGAACGTCTCCGGCGACGCGGCGGACGATCTGGTCGTGCAGTACCGGACCCTGCACGGCGGCACCAATCGCGCCTGGTACTTCCGCGGTTCCGCCACCGGTGCGGGGCTGGTCCAGGAGGCCGTGCTGCCCGCCTCGCACACCTCCGCGGTCGGGGACATCGACAAGGACGGGTACGCCGACATCGCGGTCGCCGACGCCTACGAGACCACCGGCGTCGGAGGCGCGGTGACGGTGCTCTACGGCGGCTCGGCGGGCCTCGGCACAAGCCGGGCGGCGACCGCCCTGACCCAGAACTCGCCGGGCGTTCCGGGCTCCTCGGAGAGCGGTGACCGCTTCGGCGCCGCCCTCTCGATCTCCGACGTGACCGGCGACGGCTACGGCGACCTGGCCGTCGGACTCCCCGGCGAGGACGTCGGCAGCCTCACCGACGCGGGCTCGGTCGTCCTGCTGCGCGGCTCGGCGACCGGCATCGCCGGCACCGGCAACCAGAGCCTCACCCAGAACACGTCCGGGATCCCGGGCACGGCGGAGAGCAAGGACCAGTTCGGTTCCTTCGTCCTGCTGACGGACGTCAACAACAACGGCAGGGCCGACCTGACCGCCGCCGCGATCGGCGAGGCCGTCACCGGCACGACCGTCCGCACCGGCGCGGTCTGGCGTCTCCCCGGCGCCACCACGGGCCTCACCGGCACCGGCTCCAAGAGCTTCGGCTCCTACGAACTCGGCCGCGCACGCGAGGACCAGTCCTTCGGCCGGACGCTGGGCGGCTGA
- a CDS encoding sensor histidine kinase: MRTTVRQAWRATVHLVLAAVLSFATIIFITVLIITVIATLAVVGAAMLPETVLVIRRIAGAKRRMVADWTGQEIPEAYLPIKGRLRERLRTAVRDPGTFTDLRWMIAHYFYGFLGALALPLWPVGLVVDGVWQGLLGREAVVLPLISRLADLDARWSTALLKPSPKARLVERVEELTETRAGAVAAHGAELRRIERDLHDGTQARLVSLSMRIGLAKRAYDRDPEAARKLLDDAQDQAEAALTELRHVVRGIHPPILTDRGLAGAVRALAASSGLDVTVGVDGGLEDRSEGAPEGGARPPAAVEAAAYFVVAESLTNAVKHSGAERASVELARLPAGLRVVVRDEGRGGAGGTSQAFGSGGEAGGSGLLGMRRRVAALDGTLMVTSPVGGPTVIEVELPCVW, translated from the coding sequence ATGCGGACGACAGTGCGACAGGCGTGGCGGGCGACGGTGCACCTCGTCCTGGCCGCCGTGCTGTCGTTCGCGACGATCATCTTCATCACCGTGCTGATCATCACGGTCATCGCCACGCTCGCCGTGGTCGGCGCCGCGATGCTGCCCGAGACGGTGCTGGTGATACGGCGCATCGCCGGGGCCAAGCGGCGCATGGTGGCCGACTGGACCGGCCAGGAGATCCCCGAGGCGTATCTGCCCATCAAGGGCCGGCTCCGCGAGCGGCTGCGCACGGCGGTCCGCGACCCCGGCACCTTCACCGACCTGCGCTGGATGATCGCCCACTACTTCTACGGCTTCCTCGGCGCCCTCGCGCTGCCGCTGTGGCCGGTCGGCCTGGTCGTCGACGGCGTGTGGCAGGGACTGCTGGGCCGTGAAGCTGTCGTACTCCCGCTGATCAGCCGGCTCGCCGACCTCGACGCGCGGTGGTCGACCGCCCTGCTCAAGCCCTCGCCCAAGGCACGGCTCGTCGAGCGGGTGGAGGAGCTGACCGAGACCCGGGCGGGCGCGGTCGCCGCGCACGGCGCCGAACTGCGCCGTATCGAACGGGACCTGCACGACGGCACACAGGCGCGCCTGGTCTCCCTCTCGATGCGGATCGGCCTCGCGAAACGGGCGTACGACCGTGACCCGGAGGCCGCGCGCAAACTCCTCGACGACGCCCAGGACCAGGCCGAGGCGGCCCTGACGGAGCTGCGGCACGTGGTGCGCGGCATCCATCCGCCGATCCTCACCGACCGGGGCCTGGCGGGTGCGGTGCGCGCGCTCGCGGCGAGCAGCGGGCTCGACGTCACGGTAGGGGTGGACGGCGGCCTGGAGGACCGTTCGGAGGGCGCCCCGGAGGGCGGCGCGAGGCCTCCGGCGGCCGTCGAGGCGGCGGCGTACTTCGTGGTGGCCGAGTCGCTCACGAACGCGGTGAAGCACAGCGGGGCGGAGCGGGCGTCGGTCGAACTGGCGCGGCTCCCGGCCGGGTTGAGGGTGGTCGTACGGGACGAGGGGCGGGGCGGGGCTGGGGGCACCTCCCAGGCTTTCGGTTCTGGGGGAGAAGCCGGCGGCTCCGGACTGCTCGGCATGCGGCGACGCGTGGCCGCGCTCGACGGAACGCTGATGGTGACGAGCCCCGTCGGGGGGCCGACGGTGATCGAGGTGGAACTGCCGTGCGTGTGGTGA
- a CDS encoding ABC transporter permease — protein MSQVLHTPPPTATPGSPTDDAAALAARYGLTVSGARPTLPAYVRELWARRHFITAFATAKLTAQYSQAKLGQVWQVMTPLLNAAVYYFIFGVLLGTKHGVPDFVPFLVTGVFIWTFTQSSIMAGTRAISGSLGLVRALHFPRAALPVSYAIQQLQQLLFSMAALVVILLCFGVPVSASWLLAVPVLVLQFVFNAGVAMVMARMGAKTPDIAQLMPFVLRTWMYVSGVMWSIAATLKHSHMPHWAMVALEGNPAAVYIDLMRFALIDSFHAHQLPHHVWALAIGWALVAGVGGFIYFWKAEETYGRG, from the coding sequence GTGAGCCAGGTCCTCCACACACCGCCCCCGACAGCGACACCGGGCTCCCCCACCGACGACGCCGCGGCGCTCGCCGCCCGGTACGGCCTCACCGTCAGCGGCGCCCGTCCGACCCTGCCCGCGTACGTCCGCGAGCTGTGGGCGCGGCGCCACTTCATCACCGCCTTCGCCACCGCCAAGCTCACCGCCCAGTACAGCCAGGCGAAGCTCGGCCAGGTGTGGCAGGTGATGACCCCGCTGCTGAACGCGGCGGTCTACTACTTCATCTTCGGTGTGCTGCTCGGCACCAAGCACGGCGTGCCGGACTTCGTCCCGTTCCTGGTCACCGGCGTCTTCATCTGGACCTTCACCCAGAGCTCGATCATGGCGGGCACCCGGGCGATCTCCGGCAGCCTCGGCCTGGTCCGCGCCCTGCACTTCCCGCGGGCCGCGCTGCCGGTGTCGTACGCCATCCAGCAGCTCCAGCAGCTGCTGTTCTCGATGGCCGCGCTGGTCGTCATCCTGCTCTGCTTCGGCGTTCCGGTGAGCGCGTCGTGGCTGCTCGCCGTGCCCGTGCTCGTGCTGCAGTTCGTCTTCAACGCGGGCGTGGCGATGGTCATGGCGCGGATGGGCGCCAAGACGCCGGACATCGCGCAGCTCATGCCGTTCGTGCTCCGCACCTGGATGTACGTCTCCGGTGTCATGTGGAGCATCGCCGCGACGCTCAAGCACAGCCACATGCCGCACTGGGCGATGGTCGCGCTGGAAGGCAACCCGGCCGCCGTCTACATCGACCTGATGCGCTTCGCCCTCATCGACAGCTTCCACGCCCACCAGCTGCCGCACCACGTGTGGGCGCTGGCGATCGGCTGGGCGCTGGTCGCCGGGGTCGGCGGCTTCATCTACTTCTGGAAGGCCGAGGAGACGTACGGACGTGGCTGA
- a CDS encoding TetR/AcrR family transcriptional regulator has protein sequence MQTGQTRRYHHGDLRAALLARAEETLKEKGPAALSLRELARDLGVSHAAPSRHFKDKQALLDALAEAGFDRLGEALAASQETADESFADRLGALARAYVGFATANAELLDLMFSIKHDPAASDALIKASQGMSVLGLRLIEDGQRRGEVREGPVASIATPLFTTLHGFAALAVSGTLPSASLKTDLEYVIAHTLRGCAPDVPGPA, from the coding sequence ATGCAGACTGGCCAGACACGTCGTTACCACCACGGAGACCTGCGCGCCGCGCTGCTGGCCCGCGCCGAGGAGACGCTCAAGGAGAAGGGCCCGGCGGCCCTGTCCCTGCGCGAACTGGCCCGCGACCTCGGCGTCAGCCACGCCGCGCCGAGCCGCCACTTCAAGGACAAGCAGGCCCTGCTGGACGCGCTGGCCGAGGCCGGTTTCGACCGCCTCGGCGAAGCGCTGGCCGCCTCCCAGGAGACGGCGGACGAGTCCTTCGCCGACCGCCTCGGCGCCCTGGCCCGCGCCTACGTGGGCTTCGCCACCGCCAACGCGGAACTCCTCGACCTCATGTTCTCCATCAAGCACGACCCGGCCGCCTCCGACGCCCTGATCAAGGCCTCCCAGGGCATGTCGGTCCTGGGCCTGCGCCTGATCGAGGACGGCCAGCGCCGCGGCGAGGTCCGCGAGGGCCCCGTCGCCAGCATCGCCACCCCTCTCTTCACCACCCTCCACGGCTTCGCCGCCCTCGCCGTATCCGGCACCCTCCCCTCCGCATCCCTGAAGACAGACCTGGAGTACGTCATCGCCCACACCCTCCGGGGCTGCGCACCGGACGTTCCGGGTCCGGCCTGA